CTCCGCGCTCGGCGACCAGCAGGCCGCGCTGTTCGGCCAGACCTGCTTCGACGAGGGCGAGGCCAAGTCCACCTACGGCACCGGCACCTTCCTCCTGCTGAACACCGGCGAGAAGGTCGTCAACTCGTACCACGGCCTGCTGACCACGGTCGGCTACCGGATCGGCGACCAGGCCCCGGTCTACGCCCTGGAGGGCTCGATCGCCGTCACCGGATCGCTGGTCCAGTGGCTGCGCGACCAGCTCGGCATCATCTCGACCGCCGCCGAGATCGAGACCCTGGCCTCCACCGTGGAGGACAACGGCGGCGCCTACTTCGTCCCGGCCTTCTCCGGCCTGTTCGCCCCGTACTGGCGCTCCGACGCCCGCGGTGTGATCGCCGGCCTCACCCGGTACGTGACCAAGGGCCACCTGGCCCGCGCCGTCCTGGAGGCCACCGCCTGGCAGACCCGCGAGGTCGTCGACGCCATGGAGAAGGACTCCGGGGTCACCCTGACCGCCCTCAAGGTGGACGGCGGCATGACCTCCAACAACCTGCTGATGCAGAACATCGCCGACGTCCTGGACGCCCCGGTCGAGCGCCCGTACGTGGCCGAGACCACCGCGCTGGGCGCCGCCTACGCGGCCGGCCTCGCGGTCGGCTTCTGGAACGACCTGGACACCCTGCGCGCCAACTGGCACCGCGCCGCCGAGTGGACGCCCCGGATGGACGAGGCCACCCGCGACCGCGAGTACAAGAAGTGGCTGAAGGCCGTGGAGCGCACCATGGGCTGGGTCGAGGAGGACGAGCAGAACTGACACACCGCCGGTCGGGGCCCCGAGCCCCGGCCGGCCCGTTCCGTCTGCGTCCACCCGGACGCATCCCGGCCCGCCGCACCGGACCGGGGCCCGGCCTGCAGCACAGGCCGCACCGCACACCGAGAGGAGACACGGCACCGCCGGACCAGCGGGCCGTACACACACCATGGCTACCATCCCGACCCTGGGCGCCGAGCGCACCGCCGGCCGCAACGCCTCCCGTGCCGAGACCCGCGAGCTGCTCGGCAAGGCCACGTACGACCTCCTGGTGATCGGGGGCGGCATCCTCGGCACGGCCACCGCGTGGACCGCCGCCCAGGCCGGCCTCAAGGTCGCCATGGTCGACGCCGGCGACTTCGCCGGCGCCACCTCCAGCGCCTCCTCCAAGCTCGTCCACGGCGGCCTGCGCTACCTGCAGACCGGCGCGGTCAAGCTGGTCGCGGAGAACCACAAGGAGCGCCGGGCGCTGGCCACCGACGTGGCCCCGCACCTGGTCAACCCGCTGACCTTCTTCGTCCCGGTGTACAAGGGCGGCCCGCACAGCGCCCCCAAGCTCGGCGCCGGCGTGTTCCTGTACTCGGCGCTGTCCGCCTTCCGCGACGGCATGGGCCGGGTCTCCACCGCCGCGCACGCCGCCCAGCAGGTACCCGCGCTGCGCACCGAGGGCCTGCGCTCGGTCGCGGTCTACGGCGACCACCAGATGAACGACTCCCGGGTGGCCGTGATGACCGTCCGGGCCGCCGTCGAGGCCGGCGCGGTGGTGCTCAACCACGCCGAGGTCACCGGTCTGCGCTTCACCGGCGGCCGGGTCTCCGGCGCCGAGCTGCGCGACCGCCTGGACGGCACCGAGTTCGGCGTCAGCGCCCGCCTGGTGCTCAACGCCACCGGCCCGTGGGTCGACCACCTGCGCCGGATGGAGGACGCCGGCGCGGCGCCCTCGATCCGCCTCTCCAAGGGCGCCCACGTGGTGGTCAAGCGGCGCACCCCGTGGCGGGCCGCGCTCACCATCCCGATCGACAAGTACCGCGTCTCCTTCGCCATCCCGTGGGAGGACCACGTCCTGCTCGGCACCACGGACGAGGAGTACACCGGCGACCCGATGGACGTCCGCGCCACCGAGGCCGACATCGACCAGATCCTGGACGAGGCCGGCCACGCCATCCGTGACGAGCACCTCGACCGCGACCTGATCACCTACTCCTTCGCCGGCCTGCGGGTGCTGCCCGGCGGCCCCGGCGACACCGCCGCCGCCAAGCGCGAGACCGTGGTCACCGAGGGCCGCGGCGGCATGCTGTCGGTGGCCGGCGGCAAGTGGACCACCTACCGGCACATCGGCCGGACCGTCCTGGAGAAGCTCAAGCACGTGCCCGGCACCGGCCTCGCCGAGGACATGTCGCCGTTCCCGGCCACCGTCCCGCTGCCGGGCGTCGGCGCGCCGAACGCCGTGGCCCACCGCCTGCTGGTCGACCGCGAGCCCGG
The window above is part of the Kitasatospora sp. HUAS MG31 genome. Proteins encoded here:
- the glpK gene encoding glycerol kinase GlpK → MTANYIAAIDQGTTSSRCIIFGADGRIVSVDQQEHSQIFPQPGWVEHDAAEIWTRVQAVVRGALEKAGLTKDDIRAIGITNQRETTVLWDKNTGEPVHNALVWQDTRTEALCRELGRNVGQDRYRRETGLPLASYFAGPKIRWLLDNVEGLRERAEAGDILFGTMDTWVIWNLTGGVNGGKHVTDVTNASRTMLMNLHTLEWDEKIAESMEVPLAVLPEIRSSAEVYGAAVGDLEGVPVASALGDQQAALFGQTCFDEGEAKSTYGTGTFLLLNTGEKVVNSYHGLLTTVGYRIGDQAPVYALEGSIAVTGSLVQWLRDQLGIISTAAEIETLASTVEDNGGAYFVPAFSGLFAPYWRSDARGVIAGLTRYVTKGHLARAVLEATAWQTREVVDAMEKDSGVTLTALKVDGGMTSNNLLMQNIADVLDAPVERPYVAETTALGAAYAAGLAVGFWNDLDTLRANWHRAAEWTPRMDEATRDREYKKWLKAVERTMGWVEEDEQN
- a CDS encoding glycerol-3-phosphate dehydrogenase/oxidase, whose translation is MATIPTLGAERTAGRNASRAETRELLGKATYDLLVIGGGILGTATAWTAAQAGLKVAMVDAGDFAGATSSASSKLVHGGLRYLQTGAVKLVAENHKERRALATDVAPHLVNPLTFFVPVYKGGPHSAPKLGAGVFLYSALSAFRDGMGRVSTAAHAAQQVPALRTEGLRSVAVYGDHQMNDSRVAVMTVRAAVEAGAVVLNHAEVTGLRFTGGRVSGAELRDRLDGTEFGVSARLVLNATGPWVDHLRRMEDAGAAPSIRLSKGAHVVVKRRTPWRAALTIPIDKYRVSFAIPWEDHVLLGTTDEEYTGDPMDVRATEADIDQILDEAGHAIRDEHLDRDLITYSFAGLRVLPGGPGDTAAAKRETVVTEGRGGMLSVAGGKWTTYRHIGRTVLEKLKHVPGTGLAEDMSPFPATVPLPGVGAPNAVAHRLLVDREPGSRMEPLVAKHLASHYGTLSFDIARLIAEDPALGEPIHADGPDCWAQVAYAADHEWAYTVDDVLRRRTTMTVRGLDTAEVRDQVQAFLTARQA